The sequence CTTCACGAGCATACCGGATGGCATGCGACAGAATCTTAGGCATAGGCGTACGACCAAATCGCTTATGCAGTTCAAACCACCCATCAACGCAACCAGGCACTGATACGGGCAATGGCCCATCCGACGGAATATGGGTTAGTCCCCGTTTCTGAAACTCTGCCAGTGTTAGGCTATAGGGCGACCGTCCGGATGCATTCAGGCCATACAGTTTTTTGGTCTTGGCATCCCAGACGATTGCAAACAGATCACCCCCAATGCCATTAACGTGGGGCTCTACCAGACCTTCCATGGCGTTAGCAGCAATAGCCGCATCAATGGCGTTACCACCCGACCGCAATACGTCAATTGCCGCCTGGGTCGAGAGTGGATGCGACGTGCAGGCCATACCGTGGCGGGCCATCACCACCGCGCGCGTGGCAAATGTCTTACCGCTCAGTCGATCCTGGGCATGTACCAATGAAAACAAACTACCTGCCAGAAGCAGGCCAACGGCATGTACTACATGTTTCATAAACTAGAGGCTTGTTGATTTGAGTCACCGCAGAACAGCGATATGTTGATTTGGCGTCTGGCCATATATTACACCTTTGGCTGACTGACGCATCAAAGTAACAAAAAATAGCGATTTTCCCGTTTAAAACCATTTTCGGTGGTCTCAATACCTTTCAACTATTGCCAGGATTTGCTCTTAATTTTAAGTAATTACTGTAGCATCGGTTTCTAGAAGTGCACTAACTCAGTATCAATCCCCTTAAAAATTACCGACTGAGGTGGATTATACATGTCAATTAAGCTGGTATTCTTAGCCAAATGGTCGTTTTTCGGGCAAAAAAATGGGTAAAATCGCCAGCACACTGCCTTATCTAAAGGCTATCAGAACTCCATTGGCGCTTTCATAAACGCACAAATTGATGTCTAAATCCACTCTTCTACTCTTCTTCCCGATTTGTTGTTTACTCACTTTTCTGCCGGGCTACACGGTTATCAAAACGAATCCTGCTCTGATCCGAAAAGCCGATGTTATTGTCTATGGCGGAACGTCAGCGGCAGTAATTGCGGCCGTTCAGGTCCAGAAAATGGGCAAATCAGTCATTGTGGTATCACCCGATACTCATTTGGGTGGACTATCGTCGGGCGGTCTGGGCTTTACCGATACGGGCAATAAAGAAGTAATTGGTGGCTTATCGCGCGAATTTTACCAACGACTTTACCAACACTACCAGAAAACTGACTCTTGGAAATGGCAGAAAAAAGAAGAATACGGCAATAAAGGGCAAGGCACGCCCGCCATCGACGGCAACTCCAGAACTATGTGGATTTTTGAACCACATGCCGCCGAGCAGGTTTTTGAAGACTTTGTCAAAGAATACCACATTCCAATTTACCGCGACGAATGGCTGGACCGATCCAAGACCGGAATTACAAAAAGCGCGGGTGTTGTTCATTCCTTTCGTACCGTGAAAGGGACGGTTTATGAAGGCAAAATGTTTATCGACGCTACCTACGAAGGTGATCTGATGGCAGCTGCCGGCATTAAATACCACGTAGGCCGCGAAGCAAACAGTGTTTATGGTGAAAAATGGAACGGTGTAGAAACCGAAGTTTTCCAGCACGGTCATTATTTCAAGGCTAACGTTAGCCCCTATGTTGTGGCAGGCGATCCGAAAAGCGGTCTTTTACCCGAAGTATCACCCAATCCTCCGGGCGAAAAAGGCGACGGTGACAATAAGATACAGGCGTACTGCTTTCGTATGTGCCTGAGCAATCACCCCGGCAACCGGGTGCCGTTTCCCAAACCAGCAGGTTACAATCCGAATCGCTATGAACTTTTAGCCCGCGTTTTCGCAACCGGATGGCGCGAAACTTTCGATAAGTTCGACCCGATTCCGAACCGAAAAACGGACACCAATAACCACGGCCCTTTCAGTACCGACTATCTCGGCAAAAACTACGACTACCCCGAAGC comes from Spirosoma aureum and encodes:
- a CDS encoding FAD-dependent oxidoreductase, producing the protein MSKSTLLLFFPICCLLTFLPGYTVIKTNPALIRKADVIVYGGTSAAVIAAVQVQKMGKSVIVVSPDTHLGGLSSGGLGFTDTGNKEVIGGLSREFYQRLYQHYQKTDSWKWQKKEEYGNKGQGTPAIDGNSRTMWIFEPHAAEQVFEDFVKEYHIPIYRDEWLDRSKTGITKSAGVVHSFRTVKGTVYEGKMFIDATYEGDLMAAAGIKYHVGREANSVYGEKWNGVETEVFQHGHYFKANVSPYVVAGDPKSGLLPEVSPNPPGEKGDGDNKIQAYCFRMCLSNHPGNRVPFPKPAGYNPNRYELLARVFATGWRETFDKFDPIPNRKTDTNNHGPFSTDYLGKNYDYPEATYQRRKQIIKDHELYQKGLMYFLSNDPRVPDDVQAKMKQWGLAKDEFTENGNWPRQLYIREARRMLGEFVMTEEDVLAKTSVPDPIGMGSYSLDAHNAQRYVKKDGYVQNEGDIGVHPDKPYSIAYGSILPKENECKNVLVPVCVSSSHIAFGSIRMEPVFMILGQSAATAAVLAIDNKVSPQKLPYEKLQAVLLKDKQRLTL